TCGACAACTTCTAACGCCGCAGGAAGCTTGGGTGAAAAAATTTTCTTCATAAAAGCCCTTTTTCTTTAAGATTCTCTGTTGAAGCTTTGAGTTCCGGTTGTCCCCATTGCTCAACCATTCGACTTGACCAAGTGGAATTTAGACGCCGTGATCCAGCATAATCCTCTTGAACTTTATCATAGTGGCGCAGCACTTCTTCATCTTGTGGAATATACTTCTCAGGAAATACAACAGCTTCATAAGGTAATCTCGGTTTTACTGGATTTACACGTGCAGGCTTGCCAAGAGCCACAGCAAAAATCGGGTAAGTATAATCAGGCAAATTTAATATCTCAGAAATTTCTCGTGCTTGATCACGAATCAAGCCCACCATTACACCACCATAGCCAAGATATTGAGCAGCAAGCAATGTATTTTGACCGGCTACTGCCGCATCGACTGAAGTAATAAGGAGCGATTCTACACCTTCTGGTTGAAACTCACCACCGTTCATTTCGACTGCTGTTTTGGCTCGGTTAAGATCTCCCACAAAAACCAAAAAAGCAGCACAATTTTTAATGGCTTTTTGGGGCTGTTGGGCAAAAATTGCATCTTTTTGTTCTTGGGATTGCACAAGAACCACCGAATAAGATTGA
This window of the Lactococcus garvieae subsp. garvieae genome carries:
- a CDS encoding nitroreductase family protein → MNETIDLMMQHSSVRNFTDEKIPEHVLKTIIDAGRAAPNWKNFQSYSVVLVQSQEQKDAIFAQQPQKAIKNCAAFLVFVGDLNRAKTAVEMNGGEFQPEGVESLLITSVDAAVAGQNTLLAAQYLGYGGVMVGLIRDQAREISEILNLPDYTYPIFAVALGKPARVNPVKPRLPYEAVVFPEKYIPQDEEVLRHYDKVQEDYAGSRRLNSTWSSRMVEQWGQPELKASTENLKEKGLL